One segment of Papaver somniferum cultivar HN1 unplaced genomic scaffold, ASM357369v1 unplaced-scaffold_81, whole genome shotgun sequence DNA contains the following:
- the LOC113345542 gene encoding membrane protein PM19L-like yields MAAGASKSVAFFLLFINLVMYAIVSIISGWALQYGIDNAYEKASSSSMPAYLFPIYFPIGNMATGFFVIFSLIAGLVGIATSVSGITNVLQFTRPNLYSAATTSIISWALTLLAMGLACKEINIGYRASNLRALETFTIILSGTQLFCAGALHAGITSARN; encoded by the exons ATGGCTGCCGGAGCATCTAAATCAGTtgcatttttccttctttttatcaaTCTAGTTATGTATGCAATTGTTTCAATCATTTCTGGATGGGCTCTCCAGTATGGAATTGACAACGCGTACGAAAAAG CGTCTAGTTCGTCCATGCCGGCTTACTTATTTCCAATATACTTTCCTATCGGAAACATGGCAACGGGATTTTTCGTGATCTTCTCGCTCATCGCTGGACTTGTGGGTATCGCTACTTCGGTTTCTGGAATCACTAACGTTCTTCAATTCACAAGACCCAACTTATATTCAGCAGCTACAACTTCTATTATCAGTTGGGCTCTTACTCTTCTGGCCATGGG ATTGGCTTGTAAAGAGATTAATATTGGATATAGGGCCTCAAACTTG AGAGCTCTGGAGACATTTACGATCATTCTAAGTGGCACTCAGTTGTTTTGCGCTGGTGCACTTCATGCCGGGATTACCAGCGCCAGGAACTAA